The DNA window CTCAATAAAAAAGAAATAAATGTCTGATAGGCATTGATATAACTTAGACCGGAAAGTTTTTTCCATGTATAAATTAGGAAAGGTAAAAATGGCTCTGAAAAAGTCCTTAAGTGTCCGACTTCTGTAAGTGATTTTAAATTTGCTAAACGAAGAAATGAGTCTTGATTTTTTGGTTCACCTTTAAAAGAATAAAATAAAAATAGAGAAAATGAAAGTAAAACAAGGGATAAAAAAAATCCCATGTAATTAATCGGAGGCTCTTTTTCTTTATAAAGTAACATATTTTTCTAAGACTATGTAAAAATATGGCTGAATTTATAATATCAAAAATTGCTTTAAATGAAGGAAACTATGGAAAATAAACAACCTCACAAAATCTACGATGAAAATGGAAACCCTACCAAGGACAAACCTTGGATTTTTAGAACTTACGCGGGTCACACTAACGCTCGTTCTTCCAATGAACTTTACCGCAAAAACCTTTCTAAAGGACAAACTGGACTTTCGATAGCGTTTGATTTGCCAACTCAGTGCGGATACAGTTCAGATCACCCAATTGCAAAGCCAGAAATCGGAAAAGTAGGAGTTCCTATCAATTCCCTAGACGATTTTAAAATTCTTTTCGATCAAATTCCACTCGGAGAAATGAACACCTCGATGACCATAAACGGAACCTCGATGTGGTTGCTTTCTCTCTATGTCGCACTCGCGGACGAGTTAGGAGTTCCTACAAGCAAACTAGAAGGCACAACACAAAACGACATAATCAAGGAATACCTAGCCCGTGGAACTTATATTTTCCCACCTGAACATTCTATTCGTATCATTGTGGATATGTATGAGTATTCGCTTCGAAATGTTCCCAAATGGAATCCATCCAATATTTGCTCTTACCACTTGCAAGAAGCGGGAGCAACCCCTGTCCAAGAATTGGCATTTGCTTTAGTAACTGCAATGGCGATCCTTGATGCAATCAAAGAACGAAATTGTTTTAACGAAGAAGAATTCGAAAAATGCGTTGGACGAATTTCCTTTTTTGTAAACGCAGGAATTCGTTTCGTAGAAGAAATGTGTAAAATGCGAGCCTTCTCCGAAATGTGGGAAGAAATCACACGCGATCGTTACAAAGTAAAAAATCCTAAATATAGAATTTTCCGCTACGGAGTTCAGGTCAACTCTTTGGGGCTAACAGAAGAACAACCCGAAAACAACGCATGGAGAATTTTAATTGAAACGTTAGGCGTAACACTATCTAAAAATTCTCGATGTCGTGCATTACAACTTCCAGCTTGGAACGAAGCTCTCTCTCTTCCAAGGCCTTGGGACCAACAATGGTCTCTTCGTTTACAACAAGTTTTAGCGTATGAAACCGACCTACTCGAATACCCAGATCTTTTCGATGGTTCAAAAGTAATCGAAAGCAAAGTTAAATCTTTAAAAGAAGAAGCATACACAGAAATCCATAAAATTCTAGATATGGGCGGAGCAATCAAAGCAATCGAAAACGGTTACATGAAATCTCAACTTGTAAAATCACAATCAGAAAGAATGGGAAAAATCAATTCCGGTGATTTGACAATAGTTGGAAAGAACAAATGGACTGATGGAATCAAATCTCCTCTTATGACAGATACAGACGGCGGTATATTCAAAGTAGACCCTGCTTCCGCACAGTTGACTCTAAACTCGCTATCCGAAACTAAATCTAAACGTGACCCAGAAAGGGCAAAACGAGCATTAGACGCACTTACAGAAGCGGCAAAAGGAAATGCCAATATGATGCAAGCTTCCATCGAATGCGCCAAAGCACGAATTACCACTGGAGAATGGGCAGATACACTTCGTAAAATCTTCGGTGAATACCAAGCCGCTACCGGTGTCGATGGACAAAAACTAAAAATCGAAAGCGACTTAGTAAATTCCATACGCAACAAAGTAGACAAGTTCATGAACGTGACTGGAAATCGTCCGCGTATCGTAGTTGGGAAACCCGGTCTTGACGGTCATTCCAACGGAGCCGAAATGATAGCAATAGCCGCAAGACATGCCGGTTTTGACGTAATCTATTCTGGAATTCGCCTCAGTCCACAAGAAATTGTGCAAAGTGCAGTGGAAGAAAATGCAGACGTGATTGGAATTTCTATTCTATCGGGTTCACACAAAGAAATTGCGGAACAGATTAAAGATGAGTTAACACACTATAAGGCGCAAGAACATATTCCTGTGATCTTCGGTGGAATCATTCCTGAGTCTGATTTTGAAACTTTAAAGTCCATCGGGGTCAAAGAGATATTTACCCCAAAAGACTTTGATTTAATGCAAATCATGGATAAGATCATCGACTTGATTGCAAAACAAAAGAAAGCAGCGTAACTTAAATGTCATCCTTTCGCTTCCGGTTATGACCGCCAAGCGAAAGCGAGCAATGTCATTAAGATAAGAATTTAAACGTAAGATAGAAATAGAACGAAAAAGAATAATTCTATCTTACGTTCTGTGCTTGGGATTTTAAATATTGACTCAAAAAATGAAAAAATTACATGAACTTTGTTTGTCTCACCTAGAACCTGTCAGACCCGATAGTCAATGAACTCTATTCCTTTTCTACTTTTCCAATTTCATCTGAATATGCTTTTTCGTTTTCTAAAAGAACCTCGTATCTTTCTTTTAAAACCCCATCTAGTTTGGATTCTTCAAATACACCGCTATTCTGTAACCCCAATACGTATCTAAAAATTTCCAATCGATCTTTAGATATTTTAAATCTTTCTTTATAGTAAAATATTTTATCTTCTTTTGTAACTTTTTCATTTTGTAAAAAACTATTTTGTATCGTTGCCATTTTTAGATTGGTTTCTGCTATTTTTTTAGCTTCCTCCTGTGATAATTCACGCGGTATAATAGAATTATGCGGAAACAATGCCGCCAATTTTTTAGTTTTTTCAATGACAATTTTTCTTCTTCTTTCTCTTTCTGCCTGAGTTAATTCTTGAGAATCCATTTCGTCGAAACCCGCATCATTAAATTCTAAAAATTTTGAATCTTCTTCAAATAACGAACGATCTCTAGAACGATTCTTAGATTTATTTCTGTTTGAATCAACAGTCCCTCTTGCAAATCCATCTTGATCCTGAAAAGAATTCTTTCTTGAATTTGAATTAAAAAAAGAAAACAGTATAAATAAAATCAAAATTGCCGCAATTAAATAATAAATGTATTTCATGGCATTAGTGTTTTAAAAAATCAAAGTAACTGTCAAGCAGTATTGAAAACGAAGTTACTCAAAATTGAAAATAGATAAATGGTTTTACTTCCACTCTATGTAAATAATAAACAAATAATATAATAATCGCAGTTAAAGTACCTTGAATCATTGGGAAAGTTTTAAACCAACTGAGTTTTATATTTTCAACAAATTTAAAAGAAATTAATTCATACAAATAAAATAGAAGTAAAAACACTATTATCCAAATCTCCAAATTTGGAATATGTAATGTAAACTGAAATAAGTTTTGCATAATGCGGCTAAAGGTAAATAAACTATCACTTCTGAATATTACCCAACCAAATAGAACCAAATGAATAGTAACCACTTTTCCAATCAAAGTTTCTCTTTTATCCAAACCAGTAAATCGCTCGATAACAAGTAACATTCCATGATAAAGTCCCCAAATTAAAAAAGGTATCCCTGCCCCATGCCAAATCCCGCAGAGAAAAAAAGTAAAAAGCAAATTACGATATACCATAATGCGATTTCCGCCTAGCGGTATATATAAATAATCCCTAAACCAACTGCCAAGAGAAACATGCCATCTTCTCCAAAAATCTGAAATTGAAAATGATTTATAAGGTCGATTAAAATTTAAAGTTAAATGATATCCCAAAATTTTGGCTGATCCAATGGCTATATCAGAATATCCAGAAAAATCAAAAAATATTTGAACTCCGTATGCGTAAATTCCAACTAGTATTTCTAACGAACTATACATATCAGGATTTGCATATACTCCATCCACAATACCAAGAGCTAACCTATCTGCTAAAATTTTTTTCAATATACCAGTTAAAATTAGAAATACTCCGCTCGAAAAATTTACGTATTTTAGTTTTAAATGTTCACCTCTTTTTTTTAAACCAGGTAAAAACTCTGTAGCTCTCACAATCGGTCCAGCGACTAATTGTGGAAAAAATGCAACGTATTGAGCAAAACGAATAATTTTTGTTTCAGGAATTAGTTTTTTTCTCCAAATGTCTATCGTATAAGAAAGAGTCTGAAAGGTATAAAATGAAATCCCAACAGGTAAAATTAAATGTAATAGAGATATTTGAATCGGGCTCCCATTAACAAGGATTCCATTTAATAATCCTACTACAAAGTCATAGTATTTAAAGAAAAATAAGATTGATAAATTCGAAACCAGAGACAAAATAAGATAAGCCGTTCCCGTAAATCCTATTTGCTGTTTTTTATAAATCTGTAACCCGCAGAAATAATCAATAATAGTCGAAGCTAGTATAATGCCTAACGCATAAATATTCCATGTCGCATAGAAGTAAAAAGAAACAATAGCCAAAAATCCAATTTTATATTCTGGATATTTTGTCAAAATAGTAGCCACCAACCATACGAATATAAAAAAATAAAAATAGGCTTTAGATAAAAAATTAACTTCCTTGTTTTTATCCTTTTTAAGATTTTCTAATTCTTGTTTTTGGTTCTCAGCCACTAATCCGTTGAATTTTTTATAATGAGTAAAAAAATCGGAATAAAATATTTCTGCAAAGAATTCACCACCTTTGCGAGTTAAATGAGTCTTATCCGGTTGCATAAAGCCATTTTCATATAGAATATCATTTTGCCCTGCTCCGCCGAGGGCAGTAAAACTATCAAAAAATGCAATTTTATATTTTTCCGCAATTTCCTTCTGGGTATCTCGAATAAAAAGAATTTCAGGCATTGTCCTGTAAATCCCTCTTTCATTTTTGGAAATCCTCTCTATCGGAGAAATGAGTAAAAAATTTGTATGCGGTAGTATTTTTTGAAATCGAGAAATCACATCTTCTAAGTTCTTTTTATAGCTATCTTGCGTTATATAAGCATTACGTGCTAAATTTTCTGATTCATTTACACCAAATT is part of the Leptospiraceae bacterium genome and encodes:
- a CDS encoding protein meaA, with the translated sequence MENKQPHKIYDENGNPTKDKPWIFRTYAGHTNARSSNELYRKNLSKGQTGLSIAFDLPTQCGYSSDHPIAKPEIGKVGVPINSLDDFKILFDQIPLGEMNTSMTINGTSMWLLSLYVALADELGVPTSKLEGTTQNDIIKEYLARGTYIFPPEHSIRIIVDMYEYSLRNVPKWNPSNICSYHLQEAGATPVQELAFALVTAMAILDAIKERNCFNEEEFEKCVGRISFFVNAGIRFVEEMCKMRAFSEMWEEITRDRYKVKNPKYRIFRYGVQVNSLGLTEEQPENNAWRILIETLGVTLSKNSRCRALQLPAWNEALSLPRPWDQQWSLRLQQVLAYETDLLEYPDLFDGSKVIESKVKSLKEEAYTEIHKILDMGGAIKAIENGYMKSQLVKSQSERMGKINSGDLTIVGKNKWTDGIKSPLMTDTDGGIFKVDPASAQLTLNSLSETKSKRDPERAKRALDALTEAAKGNANMMQASIECAKARITTGEWADTLRKIFGEYQAATGVDGQKLKIESDLVNSIRNKVDKFMNVTGNRPRIVVGKPGLDGHSNGAEMIAIAARHAGFDVIYSGIRLSPQEIVQSAVEENADVIGISILSGSHKEIAEQIKDELTHYKAQEHIPVIFGGIIPESDFETLKSIGVKEIFTPKDFDLMQIMDKIIDLIAKQKKAA